A single window of Balaenoptera ricei isolate mBalRic1 chromosome 15, mBalRic1.hap2, whole genome shotgun sequence DNA harbors:
- the MRPL28 gene encoding large ribosomal subunit protein bL28m yields MPLHKVPVGLWKQLRLREGIYSRLPQHYLRSLEEARTPTPVHYRPHGVKFKINPKNGQRERVEDVPIPVHYPPESQLGLWGGEGWVQGHRYVSNDKLSKRVKKVWKPQLFQRELYSEILDTRFTVTVTMRTLDLIDEAYGFDFYILKTPKEDLCSKFGMDLKRGMLLRLARQDPQLHPDDPHRRAAIYDKYKAFVIPEAEAEWVGLTLDEAVEKQRLLEEKDPVPLFKVYVEELIEQLQQQALSEPAVVQKRASRT; encoded by the exons ATGCCCCTGCACAAGGTCCCGGTCGGCCTGTGGAAGCAGCTCCGGCTGCGGGAGGGCATCTACTCCCGCCTGCCCCAGCACTACCTGCGTTCCTTGGAGGAGGCGCGGACGCCCACTCCCGTGCACTACAGGCCACACGGGGTCAAATTCAAGATCAACCCCAAGAACGGGCAGCGGGAGCGCGTGGAGGACGTGCCCATTCCCGTTCACTATCCCCCGGAGTCCCAGCTGGGGCTCTGGGGCGGCGAGGGCTGGGTGCAGGGTCACAGATACGTCAGCAACGACAAG CTCTCCAAGAGGGTGAAGAAGGTGTGGAAACCGCAGTTGTTCCAGCGTGAGCTTTACAGTGAGATCCTGGATACCAGGTTCACCGTGACCGTGACCATGCGCACCCTGGACCTCATCGACGAGGCTTACGGGTTTGACTTCTACATTCTCAAG ACCCCGAAGGAGGACCTGTGCTCCAAGTTTGGGATGGACCTGAAGCGAGGAATGCTGCTGCGGCTCGCCCGACAGGACCCCCAGCTGCACCCAGATGACCCCCACAGGAGAGCGGCCATCTACGACAAGTACAAG GCGTTTGTCATCCCGGAGGCAGAGGCCGAGTGGGTTGGCCTGACGCTGGACGAGGCCGTGGAGAAGCAGAGGCTCCTAGAAGAGAAG GACCCCGTTCCTCTGTTCAAGGTCTACGTGGAGGAGCTGATTGAGCAGCTTCAGCAGCAAGCGCTGTCTGAGCCGGCAGTGGTGCAGAAGAGAGCCAGCAGGACGTAG
- the PGAP6 gene encoding post-GPI attachment to proteins factor 6 isoform X2 yields MRRAGTGAGGAAVVVAVAVPLLLLLLLARSPPAAAGDGKKSDARLVSEQFSQAPQKLAFYSWYGSARLFHFQVPPDTVLLRWLLQVSRGSGPTCTNMEITVYFRYGAPPVINPLGTSFPDNTSVQPSFLLKMLHSNASVNISHPAPGDWFVAAHLPPSSHKIEVKGFVPTCAYIFQPDMLVVRVVEVSILEPDVPFPQTLLSHPSYLKVFVPEYTQELRLELQGCASNGSLGCPVRLTVGSATLPGNFQKVLTCSGPTQACRLLLPSPPWDRWLQVTAKSLAGPRVSVAFSAVAALTACRPWSVNFQHLLQSSPNQSSNASTGLLPPTPSYQDLDRRGRVGGSPFCLRSFPVLREDVDVVSVRFQPLDRVSVLVQSDMPSVMRLNLNTGMDSGGSLTISMRVNKTAIANTSVVACVTAASPLLSFNASLSCTTAFFQGHPLSLSASSPTANLIIPYPETDNWYLSLQLMCPERPEECEQASVLVETTLYLVPCLNDCGPYGQCLLLRRHGYLYAGCSCKAGWRGWSCTDNSTAQTAAQQKAAALLLTLSNLVFLAPIAISVHRSLLVEASVYAYTMFFSTFYHACDQPGEAVLCILNYDTLQYCDFLGSGVSIWVTILCMARLKAALKYVLFLLGALVFAMSLQLDRRAAWNTMGPCLFAIVVMVTMWVYRCGRRRHCYPPSWQRWVFYLLPGISLAAVAITIYTSMMTSDNYYYTHSIWHMLLAGSAAFLLPPREQHTKPWACSQKLTCHYEICKNHQDELYTVT; encoded by the exons ATGCGCCGGGCTGGGACCGGGGCCGGGGGCGCGgcggtggtggtggcggtggcggtgccgctgctgctgctgctgctgctcgcTCGGTCCCCGCCTGCCGCCGCCGGCGACGGCAAAAAGAGCG ATGCCAGGCTGGTGTCGGAGCAGTTTTCGCAGGCCCCGCAGAAGCTGGCTTTCTACAGCTGGTATGGCAGCGCCAGGCTCTTCCACTTCCAGGTGCCCCCAGACACAGTGCTGCTGCGCTGGCTGCTGCAGGTGTCCAGGGGCAGTGGCCCTACCTGCACCAACATGGAGATCACTGT gTACTTCCGCTATGGTGCCCCTCCCGTCATCAACCCACTGGGCACCAGCTTCCCTGACAACACCTCCGTTcagccctccttcctcctcaagATGCTGCACAGCAACGCCTCTGTCAACATCTCCCACCCAGCACCCGGGGACTGGTTTGTGGCCGCCCACCTGCCCCCCTCATCCCATAAGATTGAGGTGAAG GGCTTTGTTCCCACCTGTGCCTACATCTTCCAGCCTGACATGCTGGTCGTGCGAGTGGTCGAGGTCTCCATCCTGGAGCCTGACGTGCCCTTTCCACAgaccctcctctcccaccccagctACCTCAA AGTCTTCGTCCCCGAGTACACCCAAGAGCTGCGGCTGGAGCTGCAGGGCTGTGCATCCAACGGGAGCCTGGGCTGCCCTGTGCGCCTCACCGTGGGCTCGGCCACCCTGCCTGGAAACTTCCAGAAAGTGCTCACTTGCAGCGGCCCCACCCAGGCCTGCCGCCTGCTGCTGCCCTCACCACCCTGGGACCGGTGGCTGCAAGTGACGGCCAAGAGCCTCGCAGGGCCCCGTGTGTCTGTGGCTTTCAGTGCTGTGGCTGCCCTCACAG CCTGCAGGCCGTGGAGTGTGAACTTCCAGCACCTTCTGCAGAGCAGCCCAAACCAGAGCAGCAACGCCTCCACCGGTCTGCTTCCCCCGACCCCCAGCTACCAGGACCTGGACCGGAGGGGCAGGGTGGGCGGCAGCCCCTTCTGCCTCAGGAGCTTCCCCGTCCTGCGGGAAGACGTGGACGTGGTATCCGTGCGCTTCCAGCCCCTGGACAGGGTCTCGGTGCTCGTGCAGTCAGACATGCCCTCAGTGATGCGGCTGAACCTCAACACGGGCATGGACAGCGGGGGCTCCCTCACCATCTCCATGCGGGTCAACAAG ACTGCGATTGCCAACACCTCAGTGGTAGCCTGTGTGACTGCTGCCTCACCCTTGCTCAGCTTCAACGCTTCGCTCAGCTGCACCACAG CCTTCTTCCAgggccaccccctgtctctgagTGCCTCTTCTCCCACGGCCAACCTCATCATCCCCTACCCAGAGACAGACAACTGGTACCTCTCCCTGCAGCTCATGTGCCCCGAGAGACCTGA GGAGTGTGAGCAGGCCTCGGTCCTCGTGGAGACCACCTTGTACTTGGTGCCCTGCTTGAACGATTGTGGACCCTACGGCCAGTGCCTCCTGCTGCGCAGACATGGCTACCTGTATGCGGGCTGCAGCTGCAAGGCAG GCTGGCGTGGGTGGAGCTGCACAGACAACAGCACAGCCCAGACGGCGGCCCAGCAGAAGGCGGCCGCCCTCTTGCTTACCCTGAGCAACCTCGTGTTCCTGGCCCCCATCGCCATCTCCGTGCACCGCTCCCTCCTGGTGGAGGCCTCCGTCTACGCCTACACCATGTTCTTCTCCACG TTCTACCACGCCTGCGACCAGCCGGGTGAAGCGGTGCTGTGCATCCTCAACTATGACACACTGCAGTACTGCGACTTCCTGGGCTCCGGAGTGTCCATCTGGGTCACCATCCTTTGCATGGCCCGGCTGAAGGCCGCCCTGAAATAC GTTCTGTTTCTCCTGGGCGCTCTGGTCTTCGCCATGTCCTTGCAGCTGGACCGCAGGGCTGCCTGGAACACAATGGGGCCTTGCCTCTTTGCCATTGTGGTCATGGTCACCATGTGG GTGTACCGCTGTGGGCGCCGGCGCCACTGCTACCCCCCATCCTGGCAGCGCTGGGTCTTCTACCTCCTGCCCGGCATCTCCCTGGCCGCTGTGGCCATCACCATCTACACTTCCATGATGACCAGCGACAACTATTACTACACCCACAGCATCTGGCACATGCTGCTGGCAGGGAGCGCAGCCTTCTTGCTGCCACCACGTGAACAGCACACCAAGCCTTGGGCCTGCTCCCAGAAGCTCACCTGCCACTATGAGATCTGCAAGAACCACCAGGACGAGTTGTACACAGTGACATGA
- the PGAP6 gene encoding post-GPI attachment to proteins factor 6 isoform X4 — translation MPVLWEALEGGSEWAPSPTHWADARLVSEQFSQAPQKLAFYSWYGSARLFHFQVPPDTVLLRWLLQVSRGSGPTCTNMEITVYFRYGAPPVINPLGTSFPDNTSVQPSFLLKMLHSNASVNISHPAPGDWFVAAHLPPSSHKIEVKGFVPTCAYIFQPDMLVVRVVEVSILEPDVPFPQTLLSHPSYLKVFVPEYTQELRLELQGCASNGSLGCPVRLTVGSATLPGNFQKVLTCSGPTQACRLLLPSPPWDRWLQVTAKSLAGPRVSVAFSAVAALTACRPWSVNFQHLLQSSPNQSSNASTGLLPPTPSYQDLDRRGRVGGSPFCLRSFPVLREDVDVVSVRFQPLDRVSVLVQSDMPSVMRLNLNTGMDSGGSLTISMRVNKTAIANTSVVACVTAASPLLSFNASLSCTTAFFQGHPLSLSASSPTANLIIPYPETDNWYLSLQLMCPERPEECEQASVLVETTLYLVPCLNDCGPYGQCLLLRRHGYLYAGCSCKAGWRGWSCTDNSTAQTAAQQKAAALLLTLSNLVFLAPIAISVHRSLLVEASVYAYTMFFSTFYHACDQPGEAVLCILNYDTLQYCDFLGSGVSIWVTILCMARLKAALKYVLFLLGALVFAMSLQLDRRAAWNTMGPCLFAIVVMVTMWVYRCGRRRHCYPPSWQRWVFYLLPGISLAAVAITIYTSMMTSDNYYYTHSIWHMLLAGSAAFLLPPREQHTKPWACSQKLTCHYEICKNHQDELYTVT, via the exons ATGCCTGTTCTGTGGGAGGCCTTAGAGGGAGGGTCTGAGTGGGCACCCTCACCCACTCATTGGGCAG ATGCCAGGCTGGTGTCGGAGCAGTTTTCGCAGGCCCCGCAGAAGCTGGCTTTCTACAGCTGGTATGGCAGCGCCAGGCTCTTCCACTTCCAGGTGCCCCCAGACACAGTGCTGCTGCGCTGGCTGCTGCAGGTGTCCAGGGGCAGTGGCCCTACCTGCACCAACATGGAGATCACTGT gTACTTCCGCTATGGTGCCCCTCCCGTCATCAACCCACTGGGCACCAGCTTCCCTGACAACACCTCCGTTcagccctccttcctcctcaagATGCTGCACAGCAACGCCTCTGTCAACATCTCCCACCCAGCACCCGGGGACTGGTTTGTGGCCGCCCACCTGCCCCCCTCATCCCATAAGATTGAGGTGAAG GGCTTTGTTCCCACCTGTGCCTACATCTTCCAGCCTGACATGCTGGTCGTGCGAGTGGTCGAGGTCTCCATCCTGGAGCCTGACGTGCCCTTTCCACAgaccctcctctcccaccccagctACCTCAA AGTCTTCGTCCCCGAGTACACCCAAGAGCTGCGGCTGGAGCTGCAGGGCTGTGCATCCAACGGGAGCCTGGGCTGCCCTGTGCGCCTCACCGTGGGCTCGGCCACCCTGCCTGGAAACTTCCAGAAAGTGCTCACTTGCAGCGGCCCCACCCAGGCCTGCCGCCTGCTGCTGCCCTCACCACCCTGGGACCGGTGGCTGCAAGTGACGGCCAAGAGCCTCGCAGGGCCCCGTGTGTCTGTGGCTTTCAGTGCTGTGGCTGCCCTCACAG CCTGCAGGCCGTGGAGTGTGAACTTCCAGCACCTTCTGCAGAGCAGCCCAAACCAGAGCAGCAACGCCTCCACCGGTCTGCTTCCCCCGACCCCCAGCTACCAGGACCTGGACCGGAGGGGCAGGGTGGGCGGCAGCCCCTTCTGCCTCAGGAGCTTCCCCGTCCTGCGGGAAGACGTGGACGTGGTATCCGTGCGCTTCCAGCCCCTGGACAGGGTCTCGGTGCTCGTGCAGTCAGACATGCCCTCAGTGATGCGGCTGAACCTCAACACGGGCATGGACAGCGGGGGCTCCCTCACCATCTCCATGCGGGTCAACAAG ACTGCGATTGCCAACACCTCAGTGGTAGCCTGTGTGACTGCTGCCTCACCCTTGCTCAGCTTCAACGCTTCGCTCAGCTGCACCACAG CCTTCTTCCAgggccaccccctgtctctgagTGCCTCTTCTCCCACGGCCAACCTCATCATCCCCTACCCAGAGACAGACAACTGGTACCTCTCCCTGCAGCTCATGTGCCCCGAGAGACCTGA GGAGTGTGAGCAGGCCTCGGTCCTCGTGGAGACCACCTTGTACTTGGTGCCCTGCTTGAACGATTGTGGACCCTACGGCCAGTGCCTCCTGCTGCGCAGACATGGCTACCTGTATGCGGGCTGCAGCTGCAAGGCAG GCTGGCGTGGGTGGAGCTGCACAGACAACAGCACAGCCCAGACGGCGGCCCAGCAGAAGGCGGCCGCCCTCTTGCTTACCCTGAGCAACCTCGTGTTCCTGGCCCCCATCGCCATCTCCGTGCACCGCTCCCTCCTGGTGGAGGCCTCCGTCTACGCCTACACCATGTTCTTCTCCACG TTCTACCACGCCTGCGACCAGCCGGGTGAAGCGGTGCTGTGCATCCTCAACTATGACACACTGCAGTACTGCGACTTCCTGGGCTCCGGAGTGTCCATCTGGGTCACCATCCTTTGCATGGCCCGGCTGAAGGCCGCCCTGAAATAC GTTCTGTTTCTCCTGGGCGCTCTGGTCTTCGCCATGTCCTTGCAGCTGGACCGCAGGGCTGCCTGGAACACAATGGGGCCTTGCCTCTTTGCCATTGTGGTCATGGTCACCATGTGG GTGTACCGCTGTGGGCGCCGGCGCCACTGCTACCCCCCATCCTGGCAGCGCTGGGTCTTCTACCTCCTGCCCGGCATCTCCCTGGCCGCTGTGGCCATCACCATCTACACTTCCATGATGACCAGCGACAACTATTACTACACCCACAGCATCTGGCACATGCTGCTGGCAGGGAGCGCAGCCTTCTTGCTGCCACCACGTGAACAGCACACCAAGCCTTGGGCCTGCTCCCAGAAGCTCACCTGCCACTATGAGATCTGCAAGAACCACCAGGACGAGTTGTACACAGTGACATGA
- the PGAP6 gene encoding post-GPI attachment to proteins factor 6 isoform X3, giving the protein MRRAGTGAGGAAVVVAVAVPLLLLLLLARSPPAAAGDGKKSDARLVSEQFSQAPQKLAFYSWYGSARLFHFQVPPDTVLLRWLLQVSRGSGPTCTNMEITVYFRYGAPPVINPLGTSFPDNTSVQPSFLLKMLHSNASVNISHPAPGDWFVAAHLPPSSHKIEVKPDMLVVRVVEVSILEPDVPFPQTLLSHPSYLKVFVPEYTQELRLELQGCASNGSLGCPVRLTVGSATLPGNFQKVLTCSGPTQACRLLLPSPPWDRWLQVTAKSLAGPRVSVAFSAVAALTACRPWSVNFQHLLQSSPNQSSNASTGLLPPTPSYQDLDRRGRVGGSPFCLRSFPVLREDVDVVSVRFQPLDRVSVLVQSDMPSVMRLNLNTGMDSGGSLTISMRVNKTAIANTSVVACVTAASPLLSFNASLSCTTAFFQGHPLSLSASSPTANLIIPYPETDNWYLSLQLMCPERPEECEQASVLVETTLYLVPCLNDCGPYGQCLLLRRHGYLYAGCSCKAGWRGWSCTDNSTAQTAAQQKAAALLLTLSNLVFLAPIAISVHRSLLVEASVYAYTMFFSTFYHACDQPGEAVLCILNYDTLQYCDFLGSGVSIWVTILCMARLKAALKYVLFLLGALVFAMSLQLDRRAAWNTMGPCLFAIVVMVTMWVYRCGRRRHCYPPSWQRWVFYLLPGISLAAVAITIYTSMMTSDNYYYTHSIWHMLLAGSAAFLLPPREQHTKPWACSQKLTCHYEICKNHQDELYTVT; this is encoded by the exons ATGCGCCGGGCTGGGACCGGGGCCGGGGGCGCGgcggtggtggtggcggtggcggtgccgctgctgctgctgctgctgctcgcTCGGTCCCCGCCTGCCGCCGCCGGCGACGGCAAAAAGAGCG ATGCCAGGCTGGTGTCGGAGCAGTTTTCGCAGGCCCCGCAGAAGCTGGCTTTCTACAGCTGGTATGGCAGCGCCAGGCTCTTCCACTTCCAGGTGCCCCCAGACACAGTGCTGCTGCGCTGGCTGCTGCAGGTGTCCAGGGGCAGTGGCCCTACCTGCACCAACATGGAGATCACTGT gTACTTCCGCTATGGTGCCCCTCCCGTCATCAACCCACTGGGCACCAGCTTCCCTGACAACACCTCCGTTcagccctccttcctcctcaagATGCTGCACAGCAACGCCTCTGTCAACATCTCCCACCCAGCACCCGGGGACTGGTTTGTGGCCGCCCACCTGCCCCCCTCATCCCATAAGATTGAGGTGAAG CCTGACATGCTGGTCGTGCGAGTGGTCGAGGTCTCCATCCTGGAGCCTGACGTGCCCTTTCCACAgaccctcctctcccaccccagctACCTCAA AGTCTTCGTCCCCGAGTACACCCAAGAGCTGCGGCTGGAGCTGCAGGGCTGTGCATCCAACGGGAGCCTGGGCTGCCCTGTGCGCCTCACCGTGGGCTCGGCCACCCTGCCTGGAAACTTCCAGAAAGTGCTCACTTGCAGCGGCCCCACCCAGGCCTGCCGCCTGCTGCTGCCCTCACCACCCTGGGACCGGTGGCTGCAAGTGACGGCCAAGAGCCTCGCAGGGCCCCGTGTGTCTGTGGCTTTCAGTGCTGTGGCTGCCCTCACAG CCTGCAGGCCGTGGAGTGTGAACTTCCAGCACCTTCTGCAGAGCAGCCCAAACCAGAGCAGCAACGCCTCCACCGGTCTGCTTCCCCCGACCCCCAGCTACCAGGACCTGGACCGGAGGGGCAGGGTGGGCGGCAGCCCCTTCTGCCTCAGGAGCTTCCCCGTCCTGCGGGAAGACGTGGACGTGGTATCCGTGCGCTTCCAGCCCCTGGACAGGGTCTCGGTGCTCGTGCAGTCAGACATGCCCTCAGTGATGCGGCTGAACCTCAACACGGGCATGGACAGCGGGGGCTCCCTCACCATCTCCATGCGGGTCAACAAG ACTGCGATTGCCAACACCTCAGTGGTAGCCTGTGTGACTGCTGCCTCACCCTTGCTCAGCTTCAACGCTTCGCTCAGCTGCACCACAG CCTTCTTCCAgggccaccccctgtctctgagTGCCTCTTCTCCCACGGCCAACCTCATCATCCCCTACCCAGAGACAGACAACTGGTACCTCTCCCTGCAGCTCATGTGCCCCGAGAGACCTGA GGAGTGTGAGCAGGCCTCGGTCCTCGTGGAGACCACCTTGTACTTGGTGCCCTGCTTGAACGATTGTGGACCCTACGGCCAGTGCCTCCTGCTGCGCAGACATGGCTACCTGTATGCGGGCTGCAGCTGCAAGGCAG GCTGGCGTGGGTGGAGCTGCACAGACAACAGCACAGCCCAGACGGCGGCCCAGCAGAAGGCGGCCGCCCTCTTGCTTACCCTGAGCAACCTCGTGTTCCTGGCCCCCATCGCCATCTCCGTGCACCGCTCCCTCCTGGTGGAGGCCTCCGTCTACGCCTACACCATGTTCTTCTCCACG TTCTACCACGCCTGCGACCAGCCGGGTGAAGCGGTGCTGTGCATCCTCAACTATGACACACTGCAGTACTGCGACTTCCTGGGCTCCGGAGTGTCCATCTGGGTCACCATCCTTTGCATGGCCCGGCTGAAGGCCGCCCTGAAATAC GTTCTGTTTCTCCTGGGCGCTCTGGTCTTCGCCATGTCCTTGCAGCTGGACCGCAGGGCTGCCTGGAACACAATGGGGCCTTGCCTCTTTGCCATTGTGGTCATGGTCACCATGTGG GTGTACCGCTGTGGGCGCCGGCGCCACTGCTACCCCCCATCCTGGCAGCGCTGGGTCTTCTACCTCCTGCCCGGCATCTCCCTGGCCGCTGTGGCCATCACCATCTACACTTCCATGATGACCAGCGACAACTATTACTACACCCACAGCATCTGGCACATGCTGCTGGCAGGGAGCGCAGCCTTCTTGCTGCCACCACGTGAACAGCACACCAAGCCTTGGGCCTGCTCCCAGAAGCTCACCTGCCACTATGAGATCTGCAAGAACCACCAGGACGAGTTGTACACAGTGACATGA
- the PGAP6 gene encoding post-GPI attachment to proteins factor 6 isoform X1: protein MRRAGTGAGGAAVVVAVAVPLLLLLLLARSPPAAAGDGKKSDARLVSEQFSQAPQKLAFYSWYGSARLFHFQVPPDTVLLRWLLQVSRGSGPTCTNMEITVYFRYGAPPVINPLGTSFPDNTSVQPSFLLKMLHSNASVNISHPAPGDWFVAAHLPPSSHKIEVKGFVPTCAYIFQPDMLVVRVVEVSILEPDVPFPQTLLSHPSYLKVFVPEYTQELRLELQGCASNGSLGCPVRLTVGSATLPGNFQKVLTCSGPTQACRLLLPSPPWDRWLQVTAKSLAGPRVSVAFSAVAALTACRPWSVNFQHLLQSSPNQSSNASTGLLPPTPSYQDLDRRGRVGGSPFCLRSFPVLREDVDVVSVRFQPLDRVSVLVQSDMPSVMRLNLNTGMDSGGSLTISMRVNKTAIANTSVVACVTAASPLLSFNASLSCTTGIGGIRPRDQQALWLPMTRPSSSPAAFFQGHPLSLSASSPTANLIIPYPETDNWYLSLQLMCPERPEECEQASVLVETTLYLVPCLNDCGPYGQCLLLRRHGYLYAGCSCKAGWRGWSCTDNSTAQTAAQQKAAALLLTLSNLVFLAPIAISVHRSLLVEASVYAYTMFFSTFYHACDQPGEAVLCILNYDTLQYCDFLGSGVSIWVTILCMARLKAALKYVLFLLGALVFAMSLQLDRRAAWNTMGPCLFAIVVMVTMWVYRCGRRRHCYPPSWQRWVFYLLPGISLAAVAITIYTSMMTSDNYYYTHSIWHMLLAGSAAFLLPPREQHTKPWACSQKLTCHYEICKNHQDELYTVT, encoded by the exons ATGCGCCGGGCTGGGACCGGGGCCGGGGGCGCGgcggtggtggtggcggtggcggtgccgctgctgctgctgctgctgctcgcTCGGTCCCCGCCTGCCGCCGCCGGCGACGGCAAAAAGAGCG ATGCCAGGCTGGTGTCGGAGCAGTTTTCGCAGGCCCCGCAGAAGCTGGCTTTCTACAGCTGGTATGGCAGCGCCAGGCTCTTCCACTTCCAGGTGCCCCCAGACACAGTGCTGCTGCGCTGGCTGCTGCAGGTGTCCAGGGGCAGTGGCCCTACCTGCACCAACATGGAGATCACTGT gTACTTCCGCTATGGTGCCCCTCCCGTCATCAACCCACTGGGCACCAGCTTCCCTGACAACACCTCCGTTcagccctccttcctcctcaagATGCTGCACAGCAACGCCTCTGTCAACATCTCCCACCCAGCACCCGGGGACTGGTTTGTGGCCGCCCACCTGCCCCCCTCATCCCATAAGATTGAGGTGAAG GGCTTTGTTCCCACCTGTGCCTACATCTTCCAGCCTGACATGCTGGTCGTGCGAGTGGTCGAGGTCTCCATCCTGGAGCCTGACGTGCCCTTTCCACAgaccctcctctcccaccccagctACCTCAA AGTCTTCGTCCCCGAGTACACCCAAGAGCTGCGGCTGGAGCTGCAGGGCTGTGCATCCAACGGGAGCCTGGGCTGCCCTGTGCGCCTCACCGTGGGCTCGGCCACCCTGCCTGGAAACTTCCAGAAAGTGCTCACTTGCAGCGGCCCCACCCAGGCCTGCCGCCTGCTGCTGCCCTCACCACCCTGGGACCGGTGGCTGCAAGTGACGGCCAAGAGCCTCGCAGGGCCCCGTGTGTCTGTGGCTTTCAGTGCTGTGGCTGCCCTCACAG CCTGCAGGCCGTGGAGTGTGAACTTCCAGCACCTTCTGCAGAGCAGCCCAAACCAGAGCAGCAACGCCTCCACCGGTCTGCTTCCCCCGACCCCCAGCTACCAGGACCTGGACCGGAGGGGCAGGGTGGGCGGCAGCCCCTTCTGCCTCAGGAGCTTCCCCGTCCTGCGGGAAGACGTGGACGTGGTATCCGTGCGCTTCCAGCCCCTGGACAGGGTCTCGGTGCTCGTGCAGTCAGACATGCCCTCAGTGATGCGGCTGAACCTCAACACGGGCATGGACAGCGGGGGCTCCCTCACCATCTCCATGCGGGTCAACAAG ACTGCGATTGCCAACACCTCAGTGGTAGCCTGTGTGACTGCTGCCTCACCCTTGCTCAGCTTCAACGCTTCGCTCAGCTGCACCACAGGTATAGGTGGCATCCGGCCCCGGGACCAGCAGGCCCTCTGGCTCCCTATGACCAGGCCTTCCTCCTCCCCTGCAGCCTTCTTCCAgggccaccccctgtctctgagTGCCTCTTCTCCCACGGCCAACCTCATCATCCCCTACCCAGAGACAGACAACTGGTACCTCTCCCTGCAGCTCATGTGCCCCGAGAGACCTGA GGAGTGTGAGCAGGCCTCGGTCCTCGTGGAGACCACCTTGTACTTGGTGCCCTGCTTGAACGATTGTGGACCCTACGGCCAGTGCCTCCTGCTGCGCAGACATGGCTACCTGTATGCGGGCTGCAGCTGCAAGGCAG GCTGGCGTGGGTGGAGCTGCACAGACAACAGCACAGCCCAGACGGCGGCCCAGCAGAAGGCGGCCGCCCTCTTGCTTACCCTGAGCAACCTCGTGTTCCTGGCCCCCATCGCCATCTCCGTGCACCGCTCCCTCCTGGTGGAGGCCTCCGTCTACGCCTACACCATGTTCTTCTCCACG TTCTACCACGCCTGCGACCAGCCGGGTGAAGCGGTGCTGTGCATCCTCAACTATGACACACTGCAGTACTGCGACTTCCTGGGCTCCGGAGTGTCCATCTGGGTCACCATCCTTTGCATGGCCCGGCTGAAGGCCGCCCTGAAATAC GTTCTGTTTCTCCTGGGCGCTCTGGTCTTCGCCATGTCCTTGCAGCTGGACCGCAGGGCTGCCTGGAACACAATGGGGCCTTGCCTCTTTGCCATTGTGGTCATGGTCACCATGTGG GTGTACCGCTGTGGGCGCCGGCGCCACTGCTACCCCCCATCCTGGCAGCGCTGGGTCTTCTACCTCCTGCCCGGCATCTCCCTGGCCGCTGTGGCCATCACCATCTACACTTCCATGATGACCAGCGACAACTATTACTACACCCACAGCATCTGGCACATGCTGCTGGCAGGGAGCGCAGCCTTCTTGCTGCCACCACGTGAACAGCACACCAAGCCTTGGGCCTGCTCCCAGAAGCTCACCTGCCACTATGAGATCTGCAAGAACCACCAGGACGAGTTGTACACAGTGACATGA